The following are encoded together in the Clostridium sp. BJN0013 genome:
- a CDS encoding glycyl-radical enzyme activating protein: MNETNRNNDKGCVINIQHYSVHDGPGIRTLVFLKGCPLRCRWCSNPESQKSNPELACNLDKCIGCTECGKCVDMCKYKAIRKSKDKVIVNRKLCTECFICKDVCPSKALFVFGKLITSNEIINIVEKDVVFYSRSGGGLTISGGEPFNQPYFTIELLKKAKKRRIDTAVETCGYAKWSILKQGCEFLDTILFDIKCMNSEKHKKFTGVDNKLILDNFNKLCIQFPNKKKIVRTPIIPKFNDSIEDIEEIVDFLKNRSNVKYELLPYHRLGQPKYKYIGKEYFMGDIKLDNQKFEKLKKISKL; this comes from the coding sequence ATGAATGAAACTAATAGAAATAATGATAAGGGCTGTGTTATTAATATCCAGCATTATTCCGTGCATGACGGTCCTGGTATTAGGACGCTGGTTTTTTTAAAGGGATGTCCTCTTAGGTGTAGATGGTGCAGTAATCCGGAATCTCAGAAAAGCAATCCAGAGTTAGCATGTAATTTAGATAAATGTATAGGCTGTACTGAATGTGGAAAATGTGTTGATATGTGCAAGTATAAGGCGATAAGGAAATCGAAGGATAAAGTAATAGTAAATAGGAAATTGTGTACAGAGTGTTTTATTTGTAAAGATGTATGTCCATCGAAAGCTTTATTTGTGTTTGGAAAACTTATTACATCAAATGAGATAATAAATATAGTAGAGAAAGATGTAGTATTTTATTCTAGATCTGGCGGAGGATTAACTATAAGTGGAGGTGAACCATTTAACCAACCATATTTTACAATTGAATTGCTAAAAAAGGCTAAGAAAAGAAGAATAGATACAGCTGTGGAAACTTGTGGATATGCTAAGTGGAGTATTTTAAAACAAGGATGTGAATTCTTAGATACAATATTATTTGACATAAAATGTATGAATTCAGAAAAACATAAAAAATTTACAGGAGTAGATAATAAATTAATACTTGATAATTTCAATAAATTATGTATACAATTTCCTAATAAGAAGAAAATTGTTAGAACGCCAATTATTCCGAAATTTAATGATTCTATTGAAGATATAGAGGAAATAGTCGATTTTCTAAAAAATAGATCTAATGTAAAATATGAATTATTACCATATCATCGTTTGGGACAACCTAAATACAAATACATCGGAAAAGAGTATTTTATGGGGGATATAAAATTGGATAATCAAAAATTTGAAAAGCTAAAAAAAATAAGCAAATTATGA
- a CDS encoding ABC transporter ATP-binding protein, giving the protein MKIKKDNYIISLENVSLTYKSSNTEVNAIEDINVHIKSGEFICILGPSGCGKSTLLKIVAGFINPSKGKALIDGNEIRGADHDRGVVFQQPALYPWLNVENNVRFGLKMRKIPRWQADEKTDFFLKRIGLDEFRKLKPYELSGGMKQRVAIARVLANDPKVLLMDEPFGALDALTREQMQNLLRHIWSENKKTVLFITHDIDEALYLGTKVIVMSKRPGKIIKQFNIGFTNYEGIGNLSDVKYSDKFKKLHGDILDLITDR; this is encoded by the coding sequence GTGAAAATCAAGAAAGATAATTATATTATTTCTCTAGAGAATGTCAGTTTAACTTATAAATCCAGTAATACAGAGGTTAATGCTATAGAAGACATAAATGTGCATATAAAAAGTGGAGAATTTATATGCATATTGGGACCATCGGGATGTGGAAAAAGTACCTTACTCAAAATTGTAGCTGGATTTATAAATCCATCAAAAGGTAAGGCGTTGATAGATGGAAATGAAATAAGGGGAGCAGATCATGATAGAGGAGTTGTTTTTCAACAACCTGCGCTATATCCATGGCTTAATGTAGAAAATAATGTTAGGTTTGGCTTGAAAATGAGGAAAATTCCCAGATGGCAAGCTGATGAAAAGACAGATTTTTTTCTTAAAAGAATTGGACTGGATGAATTTAGAAAACTTAAGCCTTATGAATTATCAGGTGGCATGAAACAACGTGTAGCTATAGCTCGTGTACTTGCTAACGATCCAAAAGTATTACTTATGGATGAACCTTTCGGCGCTTTGGACGCATTGACAAGAGAACAGATGCAGAATTTATTAAGACATATATGGAGTGAAAATAAGAAAACTGTTTTATTTATTACTCATGATATTGATGAAGCTCTATATCTTGGTACAAAAGTTATAGTTATGTCTAAAAGACCAGGAAAAATAATTAAACAATTTAACATTGGATTTACTAATTACGAAGGGATAGGAAATCTAAGCGATGTAAAATATAGTGATAAATTCAAAAAATTGCATGGGGACATACTTGATTTGATTACAGATAGATAA
- a CDS encoding ABC transporter permease, whose protein sequence is MHKIKDFYKIVEYLILPVTVLIVWQILFKTGLVNPILLLGPGKVWHSFINLIEAGTLYKNIGMSILRVLEGFLIASVSGIFLGIIVGLSKHFDRITNIVIQIIRPIPPIAWIPLAILWFGIGENSKIYIILLGAFFPIFTNVVEGIHRVDKKLIEVAYVLEIPKGKFIRKVIMPSSLPFIMTGIRLGLSGAWMCVVAAELIASTSGVGYMISDARQLSQTDVVIVGMLIIGVIGKTMDVLLLKLQRSLVKW, encoded by the coding sequence ATGCATAAGATAAAAGATTTTTATAAAATTGTAGAATATTTAATCTTACCAGTAACTGTGCTAATAGTTTGGCAAATACTTTTTAAAACTGGTTTGGTAAACCCTATATTATTGCTAGGACCTGGAAAAGTATGGCATTCATTTATAAATCTCATAGAAGCAGGAACTTTATATAAAAATATAGGTATGAGTATTCTCAGGGTATTAGAAGGTTTTTTGATAGCTTCTGTAAGTGGAATATTTTTAGGTATAATAGTGGGTTTGTCAAAACATTTTGATAGGATAACAAATATTGTGATTCAAATTATCAGGCCCATACCTCCAATTGCTTGGATACCTCTTGCTATACTTTGGTTTGGAATAGGAGAAAATTCGAAAATATATATAATTTTATTAGGTGCGTTTTTCCCTATTTTTACAAATGTTGTTGAAGGCATACATCGAGTTGACAAGAAATTAATTGAGGTAGCTTATGTTCTTGAAATACCAAAAGGGAAATTTATAAGAAAAGTTATAATGCCGTCATCTCTACCATTTATAATGACGGGAATACGATTGGGATTAAGTGGTGCATGGATGTGTGTAGTGGCTGCTGAACTTATAGCATCTACAAGTGGTGTTGGATACATGATTTCTGATGCAAGGCAGCTTTCTCAAACGGATGTTGTAATTGTTGGAATGCTTATAATAGGTGTTATTGGAAAAACGATGGATGTCTTACTTTTAAAACTTCAAAGAAGCTTAGTAAAGTGGTAA
- a CDS encoding radical SAM protein: protein MPERKRELTLKEVIEKYSDVSPFAIIKADVQRRSVIYTGRAIKAADKNIHQLQSRGIFFSVGEKKDYFPVSLLLRDGTSIITGPLPSAKNPYVVDYIDGKCYLTDGGKIVEEVEYWPKPDYYEKFTSKGTPMWHVATSRPQRIDIDPYSYCHFWDTGKGCRYCNIGSNFNKNKIENNKPARLEPQDVYETVKEALKEPGALESIFLTAGSILSGEEVFDDEVNLYIEILQAIGENFKTKKFPSQMISSAFNEKQLQKIYENTGSMSYTSDIEVLNEEKFNWICPGKSKLIGYKEWKRRIFAAVDIFGKGNVDSGIVAGVELARPYGFETEDEALKVILEEAEKFVENGVSIVQCVWTPYPGSVFQNQENPSLEYYVKLSRSLDNLRKKYNLNIDMDNYRRCGNHPDTDLSRII, encoded by the coding sequence ATGCCAGAAAGAAAAAGAGAATTGACATTAAAAGAAGTTATAGAAAAATATAGTGATGTGTCACCCTTTGCTATAATTAAAGCGGATGTACAGAGAAGAAGTGTGATTTATACTGGTAGGGCAATAAAAGCTGCGGATAAAAATATACATCAGCTCCAATCTAGAGGAATATTTTTTTCAGTAGGTGAAAAAAAAGATTATTTTCCAGTATCTTTACTTCTTAGAGATGGTACATCTATTATAACTGGTCCTCTTCCATCAGCTAAGAATCCATATGTTGTGGATTATATTGATGGCAAATGCTATCTTACAGATGGTGGGAAAATAGTAGAGGAAGTTGAATATTGGCCTAAACCTGATTATTATGAAAAGTTTACAAGCAAGGGGACTCCTATGTGGCATGTAGCAACTTCAAGACCGCAGCGTATAGATATAGATCCATATAGCTATTGCCATTTTTGGGATACAGGAAAAGGTTGTAGGTACTGTAATATAGGGTCAAATTTCAATAAGAACAAAATAGAAAATAACAAGCCGGCAAGACTGGAGCCTCAGGATGTGTATGAGACCGTAAAGGAAGCATTGAAGGAACCTGGAGCTTTAGAAAGTATTTTTTTAACAGCAGGATCTATATTGAGTGGTGAAGAGGTATTTGATGATGAAGTTAATTTATACATAGAAATACTTCAAGCTATAGGAGAAAATTTTAAAACCAAAAAATTTCCCAGTCAGATGATATCTTCAGCATTTAACGAGAAACAATTACAAAAAATATACGAAAATACAGGTAGTATGTCTTATACTTCAGATATTGAAGTGCTTAATGAAGAAAAGTTTAATTGGATTTGTCCTGGTAAAAGTAAACTAATAGGATATAAAGAGTGGAAAAGAAGGATATTTGCTGCGGTGGATATATTCGGAAAAGGAAATGTGGATTCTGGTATTGTAGCAGGTGTTGAGCTTGCTAGACCCTATGGATTTGAAACTGAAGATGAGGCACTTAAAGTAATATTGGAGGAAGCAGAAAAATTTGTTGAGAATGGAGTGAGTATAGTACAGTGTGTCTGGACTCCATATCCTGGTTCCGTATTTCAAAATCAGGAAAATCCTTCTTTGGAGTATTATGTAAAATTATCCAGATCACTTGACAATCTCAGGAAAAAGTATAATTTGAATATTGATATGGATAATTATAGAAGATGTGGTAACCATCCGGATACCGACTTATCAAGAATTATATAA
- a CDS encoding ABC transporter permease: protein MYKRISDNEKLNASTKKIDFKMSKFITIEKIITITTVTLLLIIWYLITKLKILPESIIPSPYKVILGFKEIITEGYKGNTIYKHFSDSMFRLMSAFILAIITGIPIGLASGYSSKIRAVFEPIVNFFRPLPPLAYYALLIMWLGIGNSSKVMLLYLAAFPPIYLSCASGVKGIRKDYINGAYTLGASKIQTFLHVILPTCLPSIFTGLRTSMGFAYTTLVAAEMVAAVSGIGWMVLDASKFLRSDIIFVGIIIMGVTGILLDKIIRLIEIKFVPWEGKE from the coding sequence ATGTATAAGCGGATCTCAGATAATGAAAAACTGAATGCATCGACTAAAAAAATAGATTTTAAAATGTCGAAATTTATTACTATTGAAAAAATTATTACAATAACTACTGTAACTTTATTGTTAATTATCTGGTACTTGATAACAAAGTTAAAGATATTACCTGAATCCATTATCCCGTCACCCTATAAAGTTATATTGGGATTTAAAGAAATTATTACAGAAGGATATAAGGGAAATACTATTTATAAACATTTTAGTGACAGTATGTTTAGGCTTATGTCGGCATTTATATTAGCAATAATAACAGGAATTCCGATAGGACTGGCAAGTGGGTACAGCAGTAAAATTAGAGCTGTTTTTGAACCCATAGTAAATTTCTTTAGACCACTTCCTCCCCTGGCATATTATGCACTTCTAATAATGTGGCTGGGTATAGGAAATTCATCAAAAGTTATGCTGCTTTATCTGGCAGCATTTCCACCCATATATTTGTCATGCGCATCTGGAGTGAAAGGCATTAGAAAAGATTATATTAATGGAGCATATACTTTAGGTGCAAGTAAAATTCAGACATTTTTACATGTTATACTTCCAACTTGCTTGCCTTCAATATTTACAGGGCTTAGAACTTCTATGGGATTTGCATATACAACATTGGTTGCTGCAGAAATGGTTGCCGCAGTATCTGGCATAGGGTGGATGGTTCTTGATGCCAGTAAATTTTTAAGAAGTGACATAATTTTTGTGGGCATTATAATAATGGGCGTGACGGGAATATTACTTGACAAAATAATTAGGTTAATAGAAATAAAATTTGTTCCATGGGAAGGAAAAGAATAA
- a CDS encoding aliphatic sulfonate ABC transporter substrate-binding protein translates to MEKIGKSIITTILASILVGSLAGCGNGADKTSSGTKDDKKPSVVTIGYQQIPNDEILAKSKNWYEKELGVKVKFVQFDSGKDVNTAMTSKSLDIALLGSTPASIGISQNLPYEVFWIHDVIGKNEALVAKNKANINSIKDLKGKKVAVPFGSTTHYSLLSELKAEKVSANDVTVLDMQPQDIYAAWQRGEIDAAYVWEPTLAKLIALDGKEIVNSGTLAEKGIVTGDIGIVNKEFAKKYPNIVTKYVKLQIKAYDYFKSNADDAAQSVAKELNISKEDSKNQMNELIWLSAKEEISDKYLGTSSKKGEFAKTLKDTADFLVQQKQIQSAPELSEFEKAIDPEFIESALKK, encoded by the coding sequence ATGGAAAAAATTGGAAAATCAATAATAACAACTATCTTGGCAAGTATTCTAGTAGGGAGTTTAGCAGGATGTGGAAATGGTGCAGATAAAACATCCAGTGGGACAAAAGATGATAAAAAGCCTAGTGTTGTCACTATTGGATACCAGCAAATTCCCAATGACGAGATTTTAGCGAAATCAAAGAATTGGTATGAGAAGGAACTGGGAGTTAAGGTCAAATTTGTTCAATTTGATTCAGGGAAAGATGTAAATACCGCAATGACTTCAAAGAGTTTGGATATTGCACTTTTAGGTTCAACTCCAGCATCTATAGGAATATCTCAGAATCTTCCATATGAAGTATTCTGGATTCATGATGTAATAGGAAAAAATGAGGCACTTGTTGCAAAAAATAAGGCCAATATTAATTCAATTAAAGATCTGAAAGGTAAAAAGGTTGCAGTTCCTTTTGGCTCTACAACTCATTATAGTTTGTTAAGTGAATTGAAGGCAGAAAAAGTATCAGCGAATGATGTGACTGTTCTTGATATGCAGCCTCAAGATATTTATGCTGCATGGCAGCGTGGAGAAATAGATGCAGCATATGTATGGGAGCCAACGCTAGCAAAGTTAATAGCTCTGGATGGCAAAGAAATAGTTAATAGTGGAACATTGGCTGAAAAAGGTATTGTTACCGGTGATATTGGTATAGTTAATAAGGAGTTTGCTAAAAAATATCCTAACATAGTGACAAAATATGTAAAACTTCAAATCAAAGCTTATGATTATTTTAAAAGTAATGCTGATGATGCGGCTCAGTCTGTAGCAAAGGAGCTTAATATAAGCAAAGAAGATAGTAAGAATCAAATGAATGAATTAATATGGTTGTCAGCAAAAGAAGAAATATCCGATAAGTATTTAGGGACAAGTTCAAAAAAAGGTGAATTTGCGAAAACTCTTAAAGATACTGCTGACTTTTTAGTTCAACAAAAACAGATACAATCTGCTCCAGAATTATCTGAGTTTGAAAAAGCTATTGACCCTGAATTTATAGAGAGTGCATTAAAAAAATAA
- a CDS encoding ABC transporter ATP-binding protein: MDKLTEDRILIRNLNKKFVINRKSVPVLENINLHVEKSQFISIIGSSGCGKSTLLRIIAGLDNDYEGTVEMDGEKILKPSLKIGIVFQEHRLFPWFTVSENISFGLRDKSYSEKKEIVKQHLELVGLSGFEDAYPSQLSGGMSQRVSIARALANNPEILLMDEPFGALDALTRIQMQEQCLKIWETKKITIIFVTHDIDEAVYLGDKVIVMSQRPGRIKKVIPIKVKRPRDRNSYDFLEIRKLIYEEFFSDQKEIVNYVI; this comes from the coding sequence ATGGATAAATTAACAGAAGATAGAATTTTAATTAGAAATTTGAATAAAAAGTTTGTTATAAATAGAAAAAGTGTTCCTGTACTTGAAAATATTAATTTACATGTGGAAAAAAGCCAATTTATCAGTATAATAGGAAGCAGTGGTTGTGGTAAAAGTACACTTCTTCGTATAATTGCTGGACTTGACAATGATTATGAAGGAACTGTTGAAATGGATGGGGAAAAAATATTGAAACCAAGTTTAAAAATAGGGATAGTTTTTCAGGAACATAGACTTTTCCCCTGGTTTACTGTAAGTGAAAATATATCTTTTGGATTACGGGATAAATCCTATAGCGAGAAAAAAGAAATAGTTAAGCAACATTTAGAATTGGTTGGATTATCAGGATTTGAAGATGCTTATCCATCCCAACTTTCAGGTGGAATGTCACAAAGGGTTTCTATAGCGAGAGCATTAGCTAATAATCCTGAAATACTTTTAATGGATGAACCATTTGGTGCCTTAGATGCACTTACTAGAATTCAGATGCAAGAACAATGTTTAAAAATTTGGGAAACAAAAAAAATTACAATAATATTTGTAACTCACGATATTGATGAGGCAGTATATTTAGGAGACAAAGTTATAGTTATGTCGCAGAGGCCAGGAAGAATAAAAAAAGTAATACCGATAAAAGTTAAAAGGCCAAGAGATAGAAATAGTTATGATTTTTTAGAGATAAGAAAGTTAATATATGAAGAATTTTTTTCTGATCAAAAAGAAATAGTTAATTATGTAATTTAA
- a CDS encoding aliphatic sulfonate ABC transporter substrate-binding protein, translating to MLKMRNKIMVIIMALLIIPISGCSNNDNNNSSSGVKVKEIRIATQPIPNYAPVFVAKQKKWIEQDMAKVGVKVKWTSFLSGPPENESLASGNQDIGMMGDSPAFIGKSAGQDTSIIASSSIGPKALAIMVSKDSKITSPKQLKGKKVAVVKGSYAHHLLYLVLKNNNMTSDDVQLVNMDTNGDISSAIASKSIDAGAVWEPTITQMEDKGTGKVLIDGTGIKLGICIYVVRNEFAKQNPELVKIFLKNIQKGAEFAKQNLSETTKIISSEVNLTQNQLIKVLPKYDFNPNLTADDITELKKTEKFMKGANLITTSVDVDKFVNKDYLKEAGIK from the coding sequence ATGTTAAAAATGAGAAATAAGATAATGGTAATAATTATGGCTTTATTGATCATTCCGATTTCAGGATGTAGTAATAATGATAATAACAATAGTTCTTCAGGGGTTAAAGTTAAAGAAATTAGAATAGCAACTCAACCTATACCGAATTACGCACCAGTTTTTGTAGCTAAACAAAAGAAATGGATTGAACAGGATATGGCAAAAGTTGGAGTCAAAGTAAAATGGACATCATTTTTATCGGGTCCACCAGAAAATGAATCATTAGCTTCTGGAAATCAGGACATTGGAATGATGGGAGACTCACCAGCTTTTATAGGAAAATCTGCGGGACAGGATACAAGTATTATTGCATCTAGTTCTATAGGTCCTAAAGCACTAGCTATAATGGTATCTAAAGATTCTAAAATTACTTCGCCAAAACAATTGAAGGGTAAAAAAGTAGCTGTAGTAAAAGGATCATATGCTCATCACCTTTTATACCTTGTTTTAAAAAATAACAATATGACTAGTGATGATGTACAACTTGTAAATATGGACACTAACGGAGATATAAGTTCTGCTATTGCAAGCAAGAGTATTGACGCAGGTGCAGTATGGGAACCTACTATAACGCAAATGGAAGACAAAGGTACAGGAAAAGTTTTGATTGATGGTACGGGAATAAAACTTGGGATATGTATTTATGTAGTTAGAAATGAGTTTGCAAAACAAAATCCAGAATTAGTTAAGATATTTTTGAAGAATATACAAAAAGGAGCTGAATTTGCAAAACAAAATTTAAGTGAAACTACAAAAATTATAAGTAGTGAGGTGAATTTAACACAAAATCAGCTTATTAAAGTTTTACCTAAATATGATTTTAACCCTAATTTAACAGCTGATGATATTACAGAACTTAAAAAGACGGAGAAGTTTATGAAAGGAGCTAATTTAATTACAACTTCAGTAGATGTTGATAAATTTGTAAACAAAGATTATTTAAAAGAAGCAGGAATTAAATAG
- a CDS encoding aminotransferase: MKEERDRKNKSELVEDDINYLWHGLTQYKKSKKYIPKIYTYGKGARIFDIDGKSYIDGVSGLWCVNIGYGQEKLSKAAYNQMNNLPYYPLTASHLPAIELSRKINKELGYKAKLHYSNSGSEANEVAFKIARQYQIQNNNQLRYKVISRYRAYHGNTLGTLSASAQEGRKFKYEPLLSGFIKIHPPYCYRCPHGKKYPNCNLECAEELLQVINYEGEDTIAAFIGEPIMSGGGVIVPPNEYWNRISEICRQKGVLLIFDEVVSGFGRTGKMFGFKHWSIEPDIITFAKGLTSGYLPLSATAAKENIFDKFTSDDDETSQLRHVNTFGGHPASCAVAIENINLINELNLVKRAEKKGEYFIDKLKELSNLPIVGDIRYKGLFVGIELVKDKKLKVPLEEKYLGNLIKEAQERGVIVGKNSTTVPNYSNVLILAPPLVIEKGELDIIAKVLKNLLEKLSDKLKER; encoded by the coding sequence ATGAAGGAAGAAAGGGACAGGAAAAACAAAAGTGAATTAGTTGAAGATGACATAAACTATTTATGGCATGGATTAACCCAATATAAAAAATCTAAGAAATATATACCTAAAATATATACTTATGGAAAAGGAGCTAGAATATTTGATATTGATGGTAAAAGCTATATAGATGGGGTATCAGGACTTTGGTGTGTAAATATTGGATATGGTCAGGAAAAGTTGAGTAAAGCCGCTTATAATCAGATGAATAATCTGCCGTATTATCCTTTGACAGCAAGTCATCTGCCGGCTATAGAACTTTCTAGAAAGATTAATAAGGAGCTTGGATATAAAGCTAAACTGCACTATTCAAATAGTGGATCTGAGGCCAATGAAGTGGCATTTAAAATTGCGCGTCAATATCAAATTCAAAATAACAATCAGCTTAGGTATAAAGTCATTTCAAGATATAGGGCATATCATGGAAATACATTGGGAACATTAAGTGCCAGTGCGCAGGAAGGACGCAAATTTAAATATGAACCTCTGTTGTCAGGGTTTATAAAAATACATCCTCCATATTGTTACAGGTGTCCACATGGCAAAAAATATCCGAATTGTAATTTAGAATGTGCAGAAGAACTTTTACAAGTTATAAATTATGAAGGTGAAGATACTATAGCTGCTTTTATAGGTGAACCAATAATGTCTGGTGGAGGGGTAATTGTACCTCCAAATGAATATTGGAATAGAATTTCAGAAATATGCAGGCAAAAAGGAGTTTTACTCATTTTTGATGAGGTTGTAAGTGGGTTTGGACGTACAGGGAAAATGTTTGGTTTCAAACACTGGAGTATAGAACCTGATATTATAACATTTGCAAAAGGATTGACAAGTGGATATCTTCCATTATCTGCAACTGCTGCTAAAGAGAATATATTTGATAAATTTACAAGTGACGATGATGAAACATCACAACTGAGGCATGTTAATACTTTTGGCGGACATCCTGCATCCTGTGCAGTGGCAATTGAAAATATAAACCTTATAAATGAATTAAATTTAGTAAAAAGAGCTGAAAAAAAAGGTGAGTATTTTATAGATAAATTGAAGGAATTGAGCAATCTGCCCATAGTTGGGGATATAAGATATAAGGGATTGTTTGTAGGAATAGAATTGGTAAAAGATAAAAAATTAAAAGTTCCTTTAGAAGAGAAATATTTGGGAAATTTAATTAAAGAAGCACAGGAGAGGGGTGTTATTGTAGGCAAGAATAGTACCACCGTACCAAATTACAGTAATGTTTTAATACTTGCTCCGCCGCTTGTAATTGAAAAAGGTGAACTGGATATAATAGCAAAAGTTTTAAAAAACTTATTGGAAAAATTATCTGATAAATTAAAAGAGAGGTAA
- a CDS encoding sulfate ABC transporter substrate-binding protein produces the protein MKKFKFSILISLIGIFILAFFTGCGNQNATNTKESSKSEKSVELLNVSYDPTRELYQEYNKAFIKYWKEKTGQDVTIKQSHGGSGKQGRSIIEGQEADVATLALAYDIDAIQEAGLINKGWQKKFEDNSSPYTSTIVFLVRKGNPKHIEDWDDLVNEGISIVTPNPKTSGGARWNYLAAWGYALKQNNNNQDKAKEFVKKLYGNVAVLDSGARGATTTFVERGVGDVLIAWENEAFLSVKELGKDKFDIVVPSMSILAEPPVAVVDKVVDKKGTRKVAEEYLKYLYSKEGQEIAAKNYYRPRDKEIAKKYENQFPKINLFTIDDVFGGWTKAQKTHFEDGGTFDQIYQPKQ, from the coding sequence GTGAAAAAATTTAAGTTTAGCATTTTAATTTCATTGATTGGTATTTTTATACTGGCATTTTTTACAGGTTGTGGGAATCAAAACGCTACAAATACTAAGGAATCATCGAAAAGTGAAAAGTCAGTTGAACTTCTGAATGTTTCTTATGATCCTACAAGAGAATTATATCAAGAGTACAATAAAGCCTTTATTAAATATTGGAAAGAAAAGACTGGCCAGGATGTTACAATAAAACAATCTCATGGTGGATCAGGTAAACAGGGAAGATCAATTATAGAAGGACAGGAAGCAGATGTTGCTACTTTAGCCTTGGCCTACGATATAGATGCAATTCAAGAGGCGGGCCTAATTAATAAAGGATGGCAGAAGAAGTTTGAAGATAACAGTTCTCCTTATACCTCCACTATAGTATTTCTTGTTAGAAAAGGTAATCCTAAACACATAGAAGACTGGGATGACCTTGTAAATGAAGGAATTTCCATAGTAACGCCGAATCCCAAAACATCCGGTGGTGCCAGATGGAACTATCTTGCAGCATGGGGATATGCTTTAAAGCAAAACAATAATAATCAAGACAAGGCAAAAGAATTTGTGAAGAAGTTATATGGAAATGTGGCAGTATTGGATTCAGGTGCAAGAGGTGCTACAACTACTTTTGTTGAAAGAGGAGTTGGGGATGTTCTTATAGCTTGGGAAAATGAAGCTTTCTTATCTGTAAAAGAATTGGGAAAAGATAAGTTTGATATAGTTGTGCCTTCTATGAGCATACTTGCAGAACCACCGGTAGCTGTGGTAGATAAAGTGGTAGATAAAAAAGGTACGAGAAAAGTGGCTGAGGAATATTTAAAATACCTGTATTCAAAAGAAGGACAGGAAATAGCTGCAAAGAATTACTATCGTCCTAGAGACAAGGAGATTGCCAAGAAATATGAAAATCAATTTCCAAAAATCAATTTATTTACAATAGATGATGTATTCGGCGGATGGACAAAAGCTCAGAAAACTCATTTTGAAGATGGGGGAACATTTGATCAGATATATCAGCCTAAACAGTAA
- a CDS encoding GNAT family N-acetyltransferase, producing the protein MWKEHDDIVIKRASKKDISLILQFRKFLFEETGFLDDFYIENIKEETTNFYIQQYSKNKMQHFIAYSSEGKAICVAGSLIKNDFPYLLFKPGFYGWIVDVYTLPEFRKRGLASRLLNLNIQWIKSKGANEIQLLAFSKEAIRIYRDAGFEDVNIMKLKI; encoded by the coding sequence ATGTGGAAAGAGCATGATGACATTGTTATAAAAAGGGCATCAAAAAAAGATATATCATTAATACTTCAATTTAGAAAATTTTTGTTTGAGGAAACTGGATTTTTAGATGATTTTTACATAGAAAATATTAAAGAAGAAACTACAAACTTTTATATACAGCAATATAGTAAAAATAAAATGCAACATTTTATTGCTTATAGTTCAGAAGGAAAAGCAATTTGTGTTGCTGGTTCTTTGATAAAAAATGATTTTCCATATTTATTATTTAAACCTGGGTTTTATGGATGGATAGTTGATGTTTATACATTGCCGGAATTCAGAAAAAGGGGATTGGCATCAAGATTACTGAATTTAAATATACAATGGATTAAATCAAAAGGAGCAAATGAAATACAATTGTTGGCATTTAGCAAGGAGGCAATCAGAATATACAGAGATGCAGGTTTTGAGGATGTAAATATAATGAAATTGAAAATATAA